A single Prevotella sp. E15-22 DNA region contains:
- the queF gene encoding preQ(1) synthase produces the protein MSNQREQEGLKNLGRKTEYKSDYAPEVLETFMNKHPENDYWVQFNCPEFTSLCPITGQPDYAEIKILYMPGERMVESKSLKLYLFSFRNHGDFHEDCVNVIMKDLVKLMDPKYIEVIGLFTPRGGISIHPYANYGRPGTKYEEMAQQRLMNYQMTGL, from the coding sequence ATGAGTAATCAGAGAGAACAAGAGGGATTGAAGAACCTGGGTCGCAAGACGGAGTATAAGTCTGACTATGCGCCTGAGGTTCTCGAGACCTTTATGAATAAGCACCCAGAGAACGACTACTGGGTGCAGTTTAACTGTCCTGAGTTTACTTCGCTCTGTCCAATCACTGGTCAGCCCGACTATGCGGAAATAAAAATCCTGTATATGCCTGGCGAGAGAATGGTGGAGTCGAAAAGCTTAAAACTCTATCTGTTCTCGTTCCGCAATCATGGCGATTTTCACGAGGATTGCGTGAACGTGATTATGAAGGACCTGGTGAAACTGATGGATCCGAAGTATATCGAGGTGATTGGCTTGTTCACACCTCGTGGCGGCATCAGCATTCATCCGTACGCCAACTACGGCCGTCCTGGCACAAAGTACGAGGAGATGGCCCAGCAGCGTCTGATGAACTATCAGATGACGGGTCTGTAA
- the uvrA gene encoding excinuclease ABC subunit UvrA translates to MANNEGEKICVYGARVHNLKNIDVVIPRGSLTVITGLSGSGKSSLAFDTIFAEGQRRYIETFSAYARNFLGGMERPDVDKITGLSPVISIEQKTTNKNPRSTVGTTTEIYDYLRLLFARAGKAYSYVTGEEMVKYTEERVIEMIQTDYAGRKIFILAPVVRNRKGHYRELFESMRRKGYLTMRVDGEVQEIRQGMKVDRYKNHDIEVVIDKLSLPATIEPESIDKERLKKSVEIAMKQGDGLIMILDKDTNEVKHFSKRLMCPTSGIAYSDPAPNVFSFNSPQGACQRCKGLGVVSEIDLSKVIPNPKANIREGGIVPLGKYKNQLIFWQVEAILKKYDLTLTTPIDEIPDEAMNEILYGALENVRIDKELVHTSSDYFVTFDGVIKYLRDIMESDETANGQKWAEQFLEDCECPECHGQRLNREALSYRIWDKNIAELCAMDISELREWLDKVEDHLDKQQKQIATEILKEIRTRVDFLLEVGLDYLSLNRQSASLSGGESQRIRLATQIGSQLVNVLYILDEPSIGLHQRDNERLIRSLKELRDLGNTVIVVEHDRDMMLAADYIVDIGPRAGRKGGEVVFQGTPAELLKTNTLTAQYLNRSLKTDIASENSTTRRAGNGKSITIHGASGNNLKHIDASFPLGKLIVVTGVSGSGKSTLINETLQPILSHHFYRSLHRPMPYESIDGIEHIDKVVNVDQSPLGRTPRSNPATYTGVFSDIRSLFVELPEAKIRGYKPGRFSFNVKGGRCETCGGNGYKTIEMNFLPDIQVPCEECHGKRYNRETLEVRYKGKSIADVLDMTINQAVEFFENVPDILRKIKTIQDVGLGYIKLGQPSTTLSGGESQRVKLATELSKRDTGRTLYILDEPTTGLHFDDIRILMQVIHKLVDRGNTVIIIEHNLDVIAQADHIIDMGPEGGRNGGTILCEGTPEEVAKSLKGYTPRFLKQELEEASNLKH, encoded by the coding sequence GTGGCAAATAACGAAGGCGAAAAGATTTGCGTCTATGGCGCACGTGTGCACAATCTGAAAAACATTGATGTGGTGATTCCTCGAGGATCACTGACTGTGATTACAGGACTGAGCGGTAGTGGTAAGTCATCACTGGCCTTCGACACGATTTTCGCCGAGGGACAGCGACGTTATATAGAGACGTTCTCGGCCTATGCGCGCAATTTCCTAGGCGGCATGGAGCGCCCTGACGTTGACAAGATTACGGGTCTGTCGCCAGTCATCAGCATCGAACAGAAAACCACCAACAAAAACCCACGCTCAACGGTTGGCACCACCACCGAGATTTACGATTACTTGCGACTGCTTTTTGCACGTGCTGGTAAAGCCTACAGTTATGTAACGGGCGAAGAGATGGTGAAATACACAGAGGAGCGCGTGATCGAGATGATACAGACGGACTATGCCGGCAGGAAAATTTTCATCTTGGCACCTGTAGTCAGAAACCGTAAGGGTCACTATCGCGAACTGTTCGAGAGTATGCGACGCAAAGGTTACCTGACAATGCGTGTGGATGGCGAGGTGCAGGAAATTCGACAAGGCATGAAGGTTGATCGCTACAAGAACCACGATATCGAGGTCGTGATTGATAAGTTAAGCCTTCCTGCAACTATAGAACCGGAAAGTATTGATAAAGAACGTCTTAAGAAGAGTGTTGAGATAGCCATGAAGCAAGGCGACGGTCTCATCATGATTCTGGATAAGGATACGAACGAGGTAAAACACTTCTCCAAGAGACTGATGTGTCCCACATCGGGCATTGCCTATAGCGACCCTGCCCCCAATGTCTTCTCGTTCAACTCTCCCCAAGGCGCCTGTCAGCGATGCAAAGGTCTGGGTGTGGTCAGCGAGATCGACCTGAGCAAAGTCATTCCCAATCCCAAGGCAAACATCCGCGAGGGTGGCATCGTACCCTTGGGAAAATATAAAAACCAACTCATCTTCTGGCAGGTTGAGGCCATCCTTAAGAAATATGATCTGACGCTGACAACACCCATTGACGAGATTCCAGACGAGGCCATGAACGAAATTCTGTATGGTGCATTAGAGAACGTGCGCATTGACAAGGAACTGGTTCACACCTCAAGCGACTATTTCGTGACCTTCGATGGCGTGATAAAATATCTGCGCGACATCATGGAGAGCGATGAGACTGCCAACGGACAGAAATGGGCCGAGCAGTTCCTTGAGGACTGTGAATGTCCTGAATGTCATGGTCAGCGACTGAATCGCGAGGCCTTATCGTATCGCATCTGGGACAAGAACATTGCTGAGTTGTGCGCCATGGACATCAGCGAACTGCGCGAATGGCTCGACAAGGTAGAGGATCACCTCGACAAACAACAAAAGCAGATTGCCACAGAGATTCTCAAAGAGATTCGCACACGCGTAGACTTCCTATTAGAGGTAGGCCTGGACTACCTGTCTCTTAACAGACAGTCAGCCTCTCTTTCTGGTGGTGAGAGTCAACGCATCCGACTGGCCACACAGATTGGCTCGCAACTGGTAAACGTACTATATATCCTCGACGAGCCTTCCATCGGCTTGCACCAGCGCGACAACGAACGACTCATTCGCTCGCTGAAGGAACTGCGCGACCTGGGTAATACAGTGATTGTCGTGGAACACGACAGAGACATGATGCTGGCAGCCGACTATATTGTTGACATTGGTCCAAGGGCAGGACGAAAAGGTGGCGAGGTGGTATTCCAAGGCACACCTGCAGAGCTGCTGAAGACCAACACCCTGACAGCGCAATACCTGAATCGTAGTCTGAAGACAGATATTGCCAGCGAGAACAGCACCACCAGAAGAGCAGGCAACGGCAAGAGTATCACCATTCACGGAGCCAGTGGCAATAACCTGAAGCATATTGATGCATCGTTCCCTCTGGGAAAACTCATCGTAGTGACAGGCGTATCCGGCTCTGGCAAGTCGACCCTCATCAACGAAACCCTGCAACCCATCCTATCGCACCATTTCTATCGCTCATTACATCGTCCCATGCCCTACGAGAGCATTGACGGCATCGAGCATATCGACAAGGTGGTGAACGTAGACCAGAGTCCATTGGGACGCACGCCACGCTCAAACCCTGCCACATATACAGGTGTCTTCTCAGACATCCGTTCACTGTTCGTGGAACTGCCTGAGGCAAAGATTCGTGGCTATAAGCCAGGCCGCTTCTCGTTCAACGTAAAGGGAGGCCGATGTGAAACCTGCGGAGGTAATGGCTATAAGACCATCGAGATGAACTTCCTGCCCGACATTCAGGTTCCTTGTGAGGAATGTCATGGCAAACGCTATAATCGCGAGACCTTGGAGGTGAGATACAAGGGAAAATCTATTGCCGACGTTCTCGATATGACTATCAACCAAGCTGTTGAGTTCTTTGAGAACGTGCCCGATATTCTGAGGAAGATCAAGACTATTCAGGACGTAGGACTGGGATACATCAAACTGGGACAGCCCTCCACCACCCTTTCTGGTGGCGAGAGTCAGCGTGTAAAACTGGCCACAGAACTGTCAAAGCGCGATACTGGTCGCACATTGTATATCCTCGACGAGCCCACCACTGGTTTGCACTTCGACGACATCCGTATCCTGATGCAGGTGATTCACAAATTGGTGGATCGTGGCAACACGGTCATCATCATCGAGCACAACCTCGACGTCATCGCCCAGGCCGACCATATCATCGACATGGGACCAGAGGGCGGACGCAATGGGGGCACCATCCTCTGCGAAGGCACACCTGAGGAAGTAGCAAAGAGTCTTAAGGGTTATACGCCCAGATTCCTGAAGCAGGAATTAGAAGAGGCTTCCAATCTGAAACACTAA
- a CDS encoding RNA-binding S4 domain-containing protein — protein sequence MNEARIDKWLWAARIFKTRSIASDACKNGRVAVNNVNVKPSRMVKEGDVIRVRKPPVTYSFKILKTIEQRVGAKLLPEIYENVTPQDQYELLEMNRISGFVDRARGTGRPTKKDRRAMDAFVTPSLEGFTGFDFDSWDDDDDDDDI from the coding sequence ATGAACGAAGCACGAATAGACAAATGGCTGTGGGCGGCACGTATCTTCAAGACACGCTCGATCGCCTCGGATGCCTGTAAGAACGGACGCGTGGCTGTGAACAACGTGAACGTAAAGCCTTCGCGCATGGTGAAGGAGGGCGACGTGATTAGAGTGCGTAAGCCGCCTGTGACCTATTCGTTCAAGATTCTGAAGACCATTGAACAAAGGGTGGGGGCAAAACTGCTGCCTGAGATTTATGAGAACGTGACGCCACAGGACCAGTATGAGTTGCTGGAGATGAACCGTATTAGCGGCTTTGTGGATCGCGCTCGCGGCACGGGTCGCCCCACGAAGAAAGACCGTCGTGCGATGGATGCTTTTGTGACGCCTTCGCTGGAGGGCTTTACGGGGTTCGACTTTGACAGTTGGGACGACGACGATGACGACGACGATATTTAA
- a CDS encoding oxaloacetate decarboxylase, whose amino-acid sequence MATKKKIKFSLVYRDMWQSSGKFQPRKDQLERIAPVIIEMGCFSRVETNGGAFEQVNLMAGENPNDAVRAFCKPFNEAGIQTHMLDRGLNALRMYPVPDDVRELMYKVKKAQGVDIPRIFCGLNDTRNIIPSIKWAKAAGMIPQATLCITNSPVHTVEYYSNIADEVIAAGAEEICLKDMAGIGQPAMLGALTKAIKTKHPEIIIQYHGHSGPGLSMASILEVCNNGADIIDTAIEPLSWGKVHPDIISVQSMLKNEGFDVPEINMNAYMQARTLTQEFIDEWLGYFINPANKHMSSLLLGCGLPGGMMGSMMADLGGIQTMINKIRAQKGEAELTMDDMLVKLFNEVEYVWPRVGYPPLVTPFSQYTKNIALMNLLTIEQGKGRFVMMDDAMWGMILGKSGKIPGTVDPELVELAKKQNREFTDVDPHTLLENALDGFKKEMDENGWDYGKDNEELFELAMHPEQYRAYKSGQAKKQFLADLQKAKDAKLGSKMSAEELAAFKHAKADALVAPSAGQIFYEFNGEGECAPCLEPFIGQKYEEGQTFCYLMEKWGEIVPVPAALGGKLVEVSAKQGAKVRKGDVLAWIERDDK is encoded by the coding sequence ATGGCAACAAAGAAGAAAATCAAGTTTAGTCTCGTCTACCGCGATATGTGGCAGTCGTCTGGAAAATTCCAGCCTCGCAAGGATCAGTTGGAGCGCATCGCCCCTGTGATCATTGAGATGGGCTGTTTCTCACGTGTGGAAACCAACGGTGGCGCCTTTGAGCAGGTGAACCTGATGGCAGGTGAGAATCCTAACGATGCTGTTCGTGCTTTCTGTAAGCCCTTCAATGAGGCCGGCATCCAGACTCACATGCTGGACCGTGGCCTGAACGCGCTTCGTATGTATCCTGTTCCTGATGATGTTCGTGAACTGATGTACAAGGTGAAGAAGGCACAGGGTGTGGACATCCCACGTATCTTCTGCGGATTGAACGACACGCGTAATATCATTCCTTCAATCAAATGGGCCAAGGCTGCTGGCATGATTCCTCAGGCTACCCTTTGTATCACGAACTCTCCTGTTCACACCGTTGAGTACTACTCTAACATTGCCGACGAGGTGATCGCCGCTGGTGCCGAGGAGATTTGCTTGAAGGATATGGCTGGTATTGGTCAGCCCGCTATGCTGGGTGCCCTGACCAAGGCTATCAAGACAAAGCATCCTGAGATTATCATCCAGTATCACGGCCACTCTGGTCCTGGTCTGTCAATGGCTTCTATCCTGGAGGTTTGTAACAATGGTGCCGACATTATCGATACTGCTATCGAGCCTCTGTCATGGGGTAAGGTTCACCCAGATATCATCTCTGTTCAGTCAATGCTGAAGAACGAGGGCTTTGATGTGCCTGAGATCAACATGAACGCCTATATGCAGGCTCGTACGCTGACTCAGGAGTTCATTGACGAGTGGCTGGGCTACTTCATCAATCCTGCCAACAAGCACATGTCGTCACTCCTGCTGGGTTGCGGACTGCCTGGTGGCATGATGGGTTCGATGATGGCCGACCTGGGTGGCATTCAGACCATGATCAACAAGATTCGCGCTCAGAAGGGCGAGGCTGAGTTGACCATGGACGACATGCTGGTGAAGCTGTTTAATGAGGTTGAGTATGTATGGCCTCGCGTGGGCTATCCCCCATTGGTTACACCGTTCTCTCAGTACACGAAGAACATCGCCCTGATGAACCTCCTCACCATTGAGCAGGGTAAGGGTCGCTTCGTGATGATGGACGACGCTATGTGGGGCATGATCCTGGGTAAGTCAGGAAAAATTCCTGGAACAGTGGATCCTGAGCTCGTTGAGTTGGCCAAGAAGCAGAACCGTGAGTTTACGGATGTGGATCCCCACACGCTTCTGGAGAACGCCCTCGACGGCTTCAAGAAGGAGATGGACGAGAACGGCTGGGATTATGGTAAGGACAACGAGGAACTCTTCGAGTTGGCCATGCACCCAGAGCAGTATCGCGCCTATAAGAGCGGTCAGGCTAAGAAGCAGTTCCTGGCCGACCTGCAGAAGGCTAAGGACGCTAAGCTGGGCTCGAAGATGAGCGCTGAGGAGCTGGCTGCCTTCAAGCACGCTAAGGCTGACGCCCTGGTGGCTCCCTCTGCTGGTCAGATTTTCTACGAGTTTAATGGCGAGGGTGAGTGCGCTCCCTGTCTGGAGCCGTTCATCGGTCAGAAGTACGAGGAGGGTCAGACCTTCTGCTACCTCATGGAGAAATGGGGCGAGATTGTTCCCGTTCCTGCTGCCCTTGGTGGTAAGCTCGTTGAGGTGAGCGCCAAACAGGGTGCTAAGGTGCGCAAGGGCGACGTGCTGGCTTGGATTGAGCGCGACGATAAGTAA
- a CDS encoding gliding motility-associated C-terminal domain-containing protein encodes MKKKIILSFGMLFLTFMTASAQTISPKAIYTDSTGVVNEVTSIDNGQAPLEVSFRANPSGLGAHTASYEWHFRRDLGNNKLEEMFVRYEEDTQYTFTESGTYSILLKATLDDESEINPDSIKIVISDSWLEFPNAFTPNGDGLNDTYHAKPGYRSIVSFQATIINRWGQKLFTWNDPAKGWDGTYHGSKCKEGVYFVIVKARGADGREYNIRKDVNLLRHYSEGGSTSGK; translated from the coding sequence ATGAAAAAGAAGATAATCTTGTCGTTCGGAATGCTGTTTTTGACATTTATGACAGCATCAGCACAGACAATAAGTCCCAAGGCTATCTATACAGATAGCACAGGCGTGGTAAACGAAGTAACAAGCATTGACAACGGACAGGCACCATTGGAGGTTAGTTTCAGGGCTAACCCCTCAGGACTTGGTGCCCATACAGCATCATACGAATGGCACTTCCGCCGCGATTTGGGCAACAACAAACTGGAGGAAATGTTTGTGCGCTACGAAGAGGACACACAATACACCTTTACAGAGTCGGGCACCTACTCCATCCTTCTGAAAGCGACTTTGGACGACGAATCAGAGATAAATCCCGATAGTATCAAGATTGTCATCTCAGACAGTTGGCTGGAGTTTCCAAACGCATTTACACCCAACGGCGACGGACTGAACGATACTTATCATGCCAAACCTGGCTACAGAAGCATCGTATCGTTCCAAGCCACCATCATCAACCGATGGGGCCAGAAGCTGTTCACATGGAACGACCCTGCAAAAGGATGGGACGGCACCTATCATGGCTCTAAATGCAAAGAGGGCGTGTACTTCGTCATCGTTAAGGCACGTGGTGCCGACGGCCGTGAATATAACATTAGAAAAGACGTGAATCTATTAAGACATTATTCTGAGGGAGGAAGCACAAGTGGCAAATAA
- the feoB gene encoding ferrous iron transport protein B — protein MKLSELKTGEKGVIVKVLGHGGFRKRIIEMGFVKGKTVEVLMNAPLQDPVKYKVMGYEVSLRHQEAEQIEVVNEGSLEQTSFSDVQAQSVPDDESMEQERAMRLQREAMRERRTIHVALVGNPNCGKTSLFNYASGAHAHVGNYSGVTVDASEAHATMFGYEFLLTDLPGTYSMSCYSPEELYVRKHLSEKMPDVVINVIDASNLERNLYLTTQLVDMNVRMVCALNMYDEFERRGDRIDLRTLSSLFGMPMVPTSFKSGMGVKELFRAVIQAYEKQELTRHIHINYGHEIEQGIEHIQKYLKADEHIRLRYSTRYLAIKLLEHDSDVLQYVGSHLAEEHRPEDRKQLLQARDVAAARVQEETGNDSETAIMDAKYGFINGALKEAGYKTGSKEDTYRWTHLIDNVLSNRFLGFPIFFAILFVMFQTTFAIGQYPMDWIDAGVAWLGELVENSMDDGPLRSMLVGGVIGGVGSVIVFLPQILILYFFISLMEDSGYMSRAAFIMDRLMHKMGLHGKSFIPLVMGFGCNVPAVMATRTIESRRSRIITMMILPFMSCSARLPIYIMITGTFFALEYRSWVMISLYAVGIVLSVVASKIFAVFVLKGEDTPFVMELPPYRWPTAKAIGRHTWEKGKEYLKKMGGIILVASVLVWALGYFPHHDELSNQEQQEQSYIGRMGKAVEPIFTPQGFNWKLDVSLIAGVGAKEIVASSIGVLYSGDDSFADDDTFSDDTEKYTRLHQLMAADGISTLAAYCYLLFVLIYFPCVATIVAIKNETGSWRWALVAAIYTSVLAWVVSALVFQIGSLF, from the coding sequence ATGAAGTTATCGGAACTGAAAACGGGTGAAAAGGGCGTTATCGTCAAGGTGCTGGGCCACGGTGGCTTCAGAAAGCGTATCATCGAGATGGGCTTTGTGAAGGGCAAAACGGTGGAGGTGCTGATGAATGCCCCTTTGCAGGACCCAGTGAAATATAAGGTGATGGGCTACGAGGTGTCGTTGCGCCATCAGGAGGCAGAACAGATTGAGGTGGTCAACGAGGGGAGTTTGGAGCAGACGTCGTTCAGCGATGTGCAGGCCCAGTCGGTTCCTGATGACGAAAGCATGGAACAAGAAAGGGCTATGCGCCTGCAGCGAGAGGCTATGCGCGAGCGCCGTACGATTCACGTGGCCTTGGTGGGTAATCCCAACTGTGGCAAGACGTCGCTCTTTAACTATGCATCGGGTGCGCATGCTCATGTGGGCAACTATTCTGGCGTTACTGTTGATGCGAGCGAGGCGCACGCCACGATGTTCGGCTATGAGTTTTTGCTGACCGATCTTCCTGGTACCTATTCCATGTCGTGCTATTCGCCTGAGGAACTCTATGTGCGCAAGCACCTGAGTGAAAAGATGCCTGACGTGGTGATTAACGTTATCGATGCTTCGAACCTGGAGCGTAACCTGTATCTCACCACCCAGCTCGTGGACATGAACGTGCGTATGGTTTGCGCGCTGAACATGTATGACGAGTTTGAGCGTCGTGGCGACCGTATAGATCTCAGGACGCTGTCGTCGCTCTTTGGTATGCCCATGGTTCCTACGTCGTTTAAGAGTGGCATGGGTGTGAAGGAACTGTTCCGTGCTGTTATTCAGGCCTACGAGAAGCAGGAGCTGACGCGTCATATTCACATTAACTATGGTCATGAGATTGAGCAGGGTATTGAGCATATTCAGAAATACCTGAAGGCCGACGAGCATATTCGCTTGCGTTACTCAACCCGTTATCTGGCCATCAAACTGCTGGAGCATGATAGTGATGTGCTTCAGTATGTGGGAAGTCATCTGGCTGAGGAACATCGTCCTGAGGACAGAAAGCAGTTGCTGCAGGCTCGCGATGTGGCTGCTGCCCGTGTGCAGGAAGAGACTGGTAACGATTCTGAGACGGCCATTATGGACGCTAAGTATGGTTTTATTAATGGTGCCTTGAAGGAGGCTGGCTATAAGACGGGCTCGAAGGAGGATACCTATCGCTGGACGCATTTGATAGACAATGTTCTGTCGAACCGTTTCCTGGGATTCCCCATCTTCTTTGCTATTCTCTTCGTGATGTTTCAGACGACCTTCGCCATAGGGCAGTATCCCATGGACTGGATTGACGCTGGCGTGGCATGGCTGGGCGAACTGGTGGAGAACAGTATGGACGACGGTCCCCTGCGCTCGATGCTTGTTGGGGGCGTTATTGGTGGCGTGGGTAGCGTCATCGTGTTCCTGCCACAGATTCTTATTCTGTATTTCTTTATCTCGTTGATGGAAGACTCAGGCTATATGTCGCGTGCTGCCTTCATCATGGACAGACTGATGCATAAGATGGGACTGCATGGAAAGTCGTTCATCCCCCTGGTGATGGGCTTTGGATGCAATGTGCCTGCTGTGATGGCTACACGTACGATTGAGAGTCGCCGTTCGCGTATTATTACCATGATGATTCTTCCCTTTATGTCGTGCTCAGCGCGCCTGCCTATTTATATTATGATTACAGGTACTTTCTTTGCGCTTGAGTATCGCTCGTGGGTCATGATAAGTCTTTATGCTGTGGGTATTGTCCTATCGGTCGTTGCCAGTAAGATATTTGCCGTGTTCGTGCTGAAAGGCGAGGACACGCCCTTCGTGATGGAGTTGCCCCCATATCGCTGGCCGACGGCTAAGGCTATTGGCAGACATACATGGGAAAAGGGTAAGGAGTATCTGAAGAAGATGGGTGGCATCATCCTGGTGGCCTCTGTCCTTGTGTGGGCCTTAGGATATTTCCCTCACCACGATGAGCTGTCGAACCAGGAACAGCAGGAGCAGTCGTATATTGGCAGGATGGGTAAGGCCGTGGAGCCTATCTTCACGCCTCAGGGTTTTAATTGGAAACTCGATGTCAGTCTGATTGCTGGCGTGGGCGCCAAGGAGATTGTGGCCTCGTCGATAGGTGTGCTATATAGTGGTGACGACTCGTTTGCTGACGATGATACATTCTCAGACGATACAGAGAAATATACGCGTCTTCATCAGTTGATGGCTGCCGACGGCATCTCCACACTGGCTGCCTATTGCTATCTGCTCTTTGTGCTTATCTACTTCCCTTGCGTGGCAACGATTGTGGCCATCAAGAACGAGACTGGCTCATGGCGCTGGGCACTTGTGGCTGCTATCTATACCTCCGTGCTGGCGTGGGTGGTGTCGGCCTTAGTGTTTCAGATTGGAAGCCTCTTCTAA